Proteins from a single region of Acidianus ambivalens:
- a CDS encoding acetate uptake transporter, protein MTEEKRANPAPLGLSGFALTTLVLSTYNAGLITSGSGVVLGLAAFYGGLAQLLAGILEWKGGNTFGYVAFFTYGAFWEWYFLTALGIFGNITAQGVGLVLIAFGIFTLIMWLATFKTNLGLFATFLLLWITFFLLGIGSMTCNTLLVHAGGYTGILTAIAAWYTGLVQVIAESLNKKAPLGRAPLS, encoded by the coding sequence ATGACAGAAGAAAAAAGAGCAAATCCTGCCCCATTAGGGTTATCTGGATTCGCTTTAACTACATTAGTTTTAAGTACATACAACGCTGGGTTAATAACTTCAGGTTCAGGGGTAGTATTAGGTCTAGCAGCGTTTTACGGTGGTCTAGCGCAACTATTAGCAGGAATACTGGAATGGAAAGGAGGAAATACATTCGGCTATGTAGCGTTCTTCACGTATGGAGCTTTTTGGGAATGGTATTTTTTAACAGCTTTAGGAATATTTGGAAATATAACAGCACAAGGAGTAGGCTTAGTATTAATAGCCTTCGGCATATTTACGTTAATAATGTGGTTGGCTACGTTCAAAACTAACCTAGGATTATTTGCAACTTTCCTACTATTGTGGATAACATTCTTCCTCTTAGGTATAGGCTCAATGACGTGCAATACTTTATTAGTCCACGCTGGTGGATATACTGGAATATTAACTGCTATTGCTGCATGGTATACCGGCTTAGTTCAAGTTATTGCTGAAAGTTTAAATAAGAAAGCTCCTTTAGGAAGAGCTCCTCTATCATAA